The following coding sequences are from one Anolis sagrei isolate rAnoSag1 chromosome 6, rAnoSag1.mat, whole genome shotgun sequence window:
- the SNF8 gene encoding vacuolar-sorting protein SNF8, translating to MHHRGVGAGAIAKKKLAEAKYKERGTVLAEDQLAQMSKQLDTFKTNLEEFASKHKQEIRKNPQFRVQFQDMCATIGVDPLASGKGFWSEMLGVGDFYYELGVQIIEVCLALKHRNGGLITLEELHQQVLKGRGKFAQDVSQDDLIRAIKKLKVLGNGFGILPVGGTYLIQSVPAELNMDHTVVIQLAEKKGYVTVSEIKSSLKWETERAKQVLDHLLKEGMAWLDTQAPSEPQYWLPALFTELYSQEITPEEAKEALP from the exons ATGCACCACCGGGGAGTGGGGGCCGGTGCCATCGCCAAAAAGAAACTGGCAGAG GCAAAATACAAGGAACGTGGGACAGTTTTGGCTGAGGACCAGTTAGCCCAG ATGTCCAAGCAGCTGGACACGTTCAAAACGAACCTGGAAGAGTTTGCCAGTAAACACAAACAAGAGATCCGTAAAAATCCCCAGTTCAGAGTCCAGTTCCAAGACATGTGTGCAACGATTGGGGTTGATCCGCTGGCCT ctggcaaaggATTCTGGTCCGAAATGTTGGGGGTTGGAGATTTCTATTACGAATTAGGGGTCCAGATTATTGAAGTCTGTCTGGCTTTGAAGCACAGAAATGGAG GCCTAATAACACTGGAGGAGCTCCACCAGCAAGTGCTCAAGGGAAGAGGGAAATTTGCCCAGGATGTCAGCCA GGATGATCTCATCCGAGCGATTAAGAAGCTGAAAGTTCTAGGAAATGGCTTTGGGATCCTTCCTGTCGGCGGAACCTACCTGATCCAGTCTGTGCCAGCGGAACTGAACATGGATCACACTGTTGTGATACAGCTTGCTGAG aaAAAGGGGTATGTAACTGTCagtgaaattaagtccagtttaAAGTGGGAGACAGAACGAGCCAAGCAGGTGCTG GATCACCTGCTCAAAGAAGGCATGGCCTGGCTTGATACCCAGGCTCCATCAGAGCCGCAGTACTGGTTGCCTGCCCTCTTCACAGAGCTTTATTCTCAAGAAATCACTCCAGAAGAAGCCAAGGAAGCCTTACCTTGA